From a single Thermoplasmata archaeon genomic region:
- a CDS encoding DUF72 domain-containing protein, whose protein sequence is MGRILAGAGGWGYFSGGLVPYARAFPFVEVNATFYRRVSESGARRWRASVPREFTFSVKAHRDVTHGAGLRATPAARAAFAATARVASILRAPFVVLETPASLALGPDELAGLRAFAEMTPEGVRLGLEARAYAEGPLPASVARTLEEHRVLDVVDLSRSAPRVEADVVYTRLFGKGKHNVYEFDDEELQALDRSGRDAETVAYAFHGVRMYKDAARFLTFRRTGSFPPATGSVGLDSLAEVLAPDARFPATREELVRDQGWKVIDLRPDRRAHAWTILSELPVRLYRSLDDVRSAASGNPLFSKE, encoded by the coding sequence ATGGGCCGGATCCTCGCGGGTGCGGGCGGCTGGGGATACTTCTCCGGGGGCCTCGTACCGTACGCCCGAGCGTTCCCCTTCGTCGAGGTGAACGCGACCTTCTACCGCAGGGTCAGCGAGTCCGGGGCACGCCGGTGGCGCGCCAGCGTGCCCCGCGAGTTCACGTTCTCGGTCAAGGCCCATCGGGACGTCACCCACGGGGCCGGCCTTCGGGCCACCCCTGCCGCCCGTGCCGCCTTCGCCGCGACCGCGCGGGTGGCCTCCATCCTCCGTGCGCCGTTCGTGGTCCTCGAGACGCCCGCCTCCCTCGCGCTGGGACCCGACGAGCTGGCCGGCCTGCGAGCGTTCGCCGAGATGACCCCCGAAGGCGTGCGGCTCGGCCTCGAGGCCCGAGCCTACGCCGAGGGCCCCCTGCCGGCCTCCGTGGCACGAACCCTGGAGGAGCACCGGGTCCTCGATGTGGTGGATCTGTCCCGCAGCGCGCCCCGCGTCGAGGCGGACGTCGTCTACACGCGGCTGTTCGGGAAGGGCAAACACAACGTGTACGAGTTCGACGACGAAGAGCTGCAGGCGCTCGACCGCTCCGGGAGGGACGCGGAGACCGTGGCGTACGCCTTCCACGGCGTCCGGATGTACAAAGATGCCGCACGCTTCCTTACGTTCCGCCGCACGGGCTCGTTCCCGCCGGCGACCGGCTCGGTGGGCCTGGACTCCCTCGCGGAGGTGCTCGCGCCGGATGCGAGGTTCCCGGCGACCCGGGAGGAGCTAGTCCGCGACCAAGGATGGAAGGTAATCGACCTCAGGCCTGATCGCCGAGCGCACGCGTGGACGATCCTCTCCGAGCTTCCTGTCAGGCTGTATCGCAGCCTCGACGACGTACGATCCGCAGCGTCCGGGAACCCGTTGTTTTCGAAAGAATGA